The proteins below come from a single Parageobacillus toebii NBRC 107807 genomic window:
- a CDS encoding FAD-binding oxidoreductase, whose amino-acid sequence MLPLEWKDDLTAFLSEKQVQTGEYQPHPLGNSGYVTVYPQSEEEISSILRYANSHGKKVCIVGGGTKRGFGGQVECVDILLSLANYSGIVEHAAADMTVTVKSGTVFQKLQDYLAEYRQKVAIDPVWPQYATIGGVIAANDSGPKRLGYGSARDSVIGLRTVYPDGTVIRSGGKVVKNVAGYDMNKLFIGAMGTLGVISEITLKLRPLPKYESLVLLSFPSGNLEEVRSFAIQFLDSMMEPVCFELLSPSLSERLISQRAYTLAMAFEDVKSAVHYQEEFVKRLQPPNTAIRILPQEEAKSFWQTFYTIGPNGAMPYESVGNEIEAAVKIGVVNLDVIHIIRESDLLQEICHVHIEAHGGLGHGLCQVYMKGESESIIAAIERLRMAATGLGGYAIVKHLPFSLRKRVDVWGEKPSYFFLLDGIKRKIDPNRILNNQRFVGGI is encoded by the coding sequence GTGCTGCCATTAGAATGGAAAGACGATCTAACAGCGTTTCTATCGGAAAAACAAGTACAGACGGGGGAATATCAGCCACATCCGCTCGGCAACAGCGGCTATGTGACTGTATATCCACAATCAGAAGAGGAAATTTCATCTATTTTACGTTATGCAAACAGCCATGGAAAAAAAGTTTGTATTGTTGGCGGAGGAACAAAGCGAGGGTTTGGCGGACAAGTTGAATGTGTGGATATTTTGCTTTCCTTGGCAAACTATAGCGGCATTGTCGAGCATGCCGCTGCGGATATGACAGTGACGGTCAAATCAGGGACGGTGTTTCAAAAACTGCAAGATTACTTGGCAGAATACCGCCAAAAAGTTGCGATTGACCCTGTGTGGCCGCAATATGCGACGATCGGCGGCGTCATTGCAGCGAACGACAGCGGTCCAAAGCGGCTCGGTTACGGTTCCGCGCGCGATAGTGTCATTGGTTTGCGCACGGTGTATCCGGATGGAACGGTGATTCGTTCCGGAGGGAAAGTCGTTAAAAATGTGGCGGGTTATGATATGAACAAGCTGTTTATCGGTGCGATGGGAACGCTTGGTGTGATATCGGAAATAACGCTGAAACTTCGCCCGCTTCCGAAATATGAAAGCCTCGTATTGCTATCATTTCCATCAGGGAATTTAGAAGAAGTCCGTTCATTTGCGATTCAATTTCTTGATTCAATGATGGAACCAGTCTGTTTCGAGTTATTGAGTCCGTCGTTGTCGGAACGGCTCATCAGCCAGCGTGCTTATACGTTGGCGATGGCGTTTGAAGACGTCAAAAGCGCCGTTCATTACCAGGAGGAATTTGTAAAGCGTCTGCAGCCTCCTAATACAGCGATCCGTATTCTTCCACAAGAAGAAGCAAAATCGTTTTGGCAAACGTTTTATACGATCGGTCCGAATGGGGCGATGCCGTATGAGTCAGTCGGAAACGAAATCGAAGCAGCGGTGAAAATCGGTGTCGTGAATTTAGATGTTATTCATATCATTCGTGAAAGCGACTTACTGCAAGAGATCTGTCATGTTCATATAGAGGCGCACGGCGGGCTAGGACATGGACTATGTCAAGTATATATGAAAGGAGAAAGCGAGTCGATCATTGCAGCGATCGAACGGCTGCGGATGGCGGCGACAGGCTTGGGCGGATATGCGATTGTGAAGCATTTGCCGTTTTCACTGCGAAAGCGCGTTGATGTGTGGGGAGAAAAGCCATCGTATTTTTTCCTGCTCGATGGAATTAAACGAAAAATCGATCCAAATCGAATATTGAACAATCAACGGTTTGTCGGAGGGATATAA
- a CDS encoding NAD(P)-dependent oxidoreductase: METKEMKVGFIGTGVMGARMVKRLLAADYLVTVYNRSIEKTEPLVKLGAKRAGTIAELAQCSNVICTCLSMPDDVIDVYLQKGGVIESAWPGTICLDFTTVGPDTSRMVANEAEGKGIYFLDAPVSGGPEGAEQGTLTIMVGGVKSAWERVLPLLNVLGEMVEYLGPSGSGSVAKLINQYLVAVHSVAASEAMVAGTALGLDAEQLYRILKASYGDSRMLRRHMEQYVLPRKFEPGGAVKYVHKDARLANQLMDAIGIKRFLGQIAEEAFASAMEQGLSDLDMSAVIQPLEKRCNVTVKKNEM; the protein is encoded by the coding sequence ATGGAGACGAAGGAAATGAAGGTTGGATTTATTGGCACAGGCGTGATGGGAGCGAGAATGGTAAAACGGCTGCTTGCTGCAGACTATCTAGTTACTGTATACAATCGTTCGATCGAAAAAACAGAACCGTTAGTAAAGCTGGGTGCAAAAAGAGCCGGCACAATTGCGGAGTTGGCGCAGTGTTCGAATGTCATTTGCACATGTTTATCGATGCCGGATGATGTCATCGATGTTTATTTGCAAAAAGGCGGTGTGATCGAAAGCGCGTGGCCGGGTACGATTTGCCTTGATTTTACGACAGTAGGACCGGATACGAGTAGAATGGTCGCAAACGAAGCGGAAGGGAAGGGGATATATTTTCTGGATGCCCCGGTAAGCGGCGGGCCAGAAGGAGCGGAACAAGGTACATTAACGATTATGGTCGGTGGAGTGAAATCTGCTTGGGAGCGAGTATTGCCGCTTCTTAACGTGCTTGGCGAAATGGTGGAATATTTAGGTCCGAGCGGTTCGGGAAGCGTAGCAAAACTAATCAATCAATATCTTGTTGCGGTGCATTCTGTTGCCGCTTCAGAGGCGATGGTCGCTGGGACAGCGCTTGGACTAGATGCCGAGCAGCTTTACCGAATTTTGAAAGCGAGCTACGGAGACAGCCGCATGCTTCGCAGGCATATGGAGCAATATGTTTTACCGCGCAAGTTCGAACCAGGCGGAGCGGTGAAATATGTACATAAAGATGCCCGTTTAGCTAATCAGTTGATGGACGCAATTGGGATAAAGCGATTTTTAGGCCAAATTGCGGAAGAGGCGTTTGCTAGTGCGATGGAACAAGGATTATCCGATTTGGATATGTCCGCAGTCATCCAGCCGCTAGAAAAGCGGTGCAATGTGACAGTGAAAAAGAACGAAATGTAA
- the hyi gene encoding hydroxypyruvate isomerase encodes MNRFAVNVSTIFTEVPFLERFQKARECGFSLVECQFPYEYPIERIRDELHQNQLSLVLINLPPGNWEKGDRGIAIFPDRTAEFQRSVEEGIRYATELNVPYIHCMAGVLPADLDRQKAKETYMRHLYDAAKEMANHSLTLLIEPINPFDMPNYFLANIHEAVSMIKEIGMANIKLQYDFYHMQRIQGNLAATFETYFEWIAHVQIADVPGRHEPGTGEIRYEYIFRHLEKCGYKGTIGLEYIPSGKSEQSFYWRTLYACH; translated from the coding sequence ATGAATCGATTTGCCGTTAACGTATCGACAATTTTTACAGAAGTGCCGTTTCTAGAGCGGTTTCAAAAGGCGAGAGAGTGCGGTTTTTCGCTCGTGGAATGCCAGTTTCCATACGAATATCCGATCGAACGCATTCGCGATGAGCTTCATCAGAACCAATTGTCTCTCGTGTTAATCAATTTACCGCCAGGAAATTGGGAAAAAGGAGATAGAGGAATCGCAATTTTCCCAGATCGGACGGCCGAGTTTCAGCGTTCCGTGGAAGAAGGAATTCGGTATGCGACCGAGTTGAACGTTCCGTATATCCATTGTATGGCGGGAGTGCTTCCAGCCGATTTAGACAGGCAAAAGGCGAAAGAAACGTACATGCGCCATCTTTATGATGCGGCAAAAGAAATGGCGAACCATTCGTTAACGCTTTTAATTGAACCGATCAATCCGTTTGATATGCCGAATTATTTTTTGGCGAATATTCATGAAGCCGTTTCGATGATTAAAGAAATTGGGATGGCAAACATCAAACTTCAATACGATTTTTATCATATGCAGCGAATTCAAGGAAACTTAGCGGCGACATTTGAAACGTATTTTGAATGGATTGCACATGTGCAAATTGCTGACGTTCCAGGACGGCACGAGCCGGGAACGGGAGAAATTCGCTATGAATATATTTTTCGTCATTTAGAGAAATGTGGATATAAAGGGACGATCGGTCTTGAATATATTCCATCGGGAAAAAGCGAACAAAGTTTTTATTGGCGTACGTTATACGCTTGTCATTGA
- a CDS encoding Bax inhibitor-1/YccA family protein gives MNYSTTYSSSPIAKLTTTFFLALAVATGGLYIGQWIPIGMYLPLTILEIILLMVMVFARSKKAVGYPLMYSFMLISGATLYPLIGHYVAVIGAEAVLKAFALAVVSFSGVAIYAAKTKEDFSFLGGFLTLGAFALLGLLIIQWFIPFSSVGQMGISALGILIFLGFTIYDINRLSRHGFTEAEIPMIVVNIYLDFINLFIYILRFFSSDED, from the coding sequence TTGAATTATTCAACAACGTATTCATCTAGTCCTATTGCTAAACTGACAACCACATTTTTTTTAGCATTGGCAGTGGCAACAGGGGGTCTTTACATCGGTCAATGGATTCCAATAGGGATGTATTTGCCGCTTACAATACTTGAGATCATTTTATTAATGGTCATGGTGTTTGCCCGCAGCAAAAAAGCGGTCGGCTATCCGCTTATGTACAGCTTTATGCTCATATCTGGCGCGACGCTATATCCACTCATCGGGCACTACGTTGCCGTTATTGGCGCTGAAGCGGTACTCAAGGCGTTTGCGCTGGCGGTTGTTTCGTTTTCCGGCGTAGCGATTTATGCAGCGAAAACGAAAGAAGATTTTTCGTTTCTTGGCGGTTTTTTAACATTAGGCGCATTTGCGCTGCTTGGCCTTCTCATTATCCAATGGTTCATCCCATTTTCTAGCGTTGGACAAATGGGGATTTCCGCGTTAGGAATTCTCATTTTTCTAGGATTTACCATTTATGATATCAACCGCCTTTCCCGCCATGGTTTTACGGAAGCGGAAATTCCAATGATTGTTGTTAACATTTATCTTGATTTTATTAACTTGTTTATTTACATTTTGCGCTTTTTTTCCAGTGATGAAGATTGA
- a CDS encoding sensor histidine kinase translates to MQPKSMTLGQKIWLMISIGVLLTVSFSYFLLNYFYQKLYVDKVEQTLMEEGKLLAADYRGGPITDAFRKQVEWYNEKSTAEVLLVNNPRELSACLPFGVEYESLINGDDRSKLLRGDTVTKIGYEKRFHRKIMGVIVPLLDEHRLQGALYLYIPLASIKELTKDVAVIWLPLATLFVFVLLLAGKRMARHITDPLKEMEKVAYHMSQGDYRAQIPVRANDEVGRLAKAFNVMAKAIAEEDMRKREFLANVSHELRTPLSYVKGYSEAILQGLVKTEEEERKYVQLIHREADRMERLVRDLLDLARLEGNNVPLQKTPLVFAQVIEDTVAKYEPFLQKKQITLNMELDHDIILEGDADRLEQVVQNLLDNAVRYTPAEGKIHIRLKKVSDASCQLIIRDSGKGVPKEKLPLLGQRFYRVDQARTRKEGGTGLGLAIVKQIISLHNGTISFFSEEGKGMEVVIQLPIYTE, encoded by the coding sequence ATGCAGCCAAAGTCGATGACGTTAGGGCAAAAAATTTGGTTAATGATTAGCATTGGAGTTCTTTTGACGGTTTCATTTTCTTATTTTTTGTTAAATTATTTTTATCAAAAATTGTATGTCGATAAAGTAGAGCAGACGTTAATGGAAGAAGGAAAACTGCTAGCAGCTGATTATAGGGGCGGTCCGATTACCGATGCGTTCCGCAAACAAGTCGAATGGTATAATGAAAAATCAACGGCGGAAGTACTTTTAGTTAATAATCCTCGCGAATTAAGTGCTTGTTTGCCGTTTGGAGTTGAATATGAATCATTAATTAACGGCGATGATCGATCCAAATTATTGCGCGGTGATACGGTCACGAAAATCGGTTATGAAAAGCGATTTCACCGCAAAATTATGGGGGTGATTGTACCGCTTTTAGATGAGCATCGGTTACAAGGAGCGCTTTATCTTTATATTCCGCTCGCGAGCATTAAAGAATTGACAAAAGATGTCGCTGTCATTTGGCTTCCTCTTGCCACCTTATTTGTGTTTGTCCTTCTTCTTGCCGGAAAGCGAATGGCTCGTCATATCACAGATCCGTTAAAAGAAATGGAAAAAGTAGCATATCATATGTCGCAAGGAGATTATCGGGCGCAAATTCCGGTTCGGGCGAACGACGAAGTTGGCAGGCTTGCCAAAGCGTTTAATGTGATGGCAAAAGCAATTGCTGAAGAAGATATGCGAAAACGCGAATTTTTAGCGAATGTTTCTCACGAATTGCGGACGCCGTTAAGCTATGTGAAAGGATATAGCGAAGCGATATTACAAGGGCTGGTGAAGACAGAAGAAGAGGAAAGAAAATATGTTCAACTCATTCACCGTGAAGCAGACCGGATGGAGCGGCTTGTTCGTGACTTGCTTGATTTGGCGCGATTAGAAGGAAATAATGTACCGCTGCAAAAAACACCGCTTGTATTTGCGCAAGTGATCGAAGATACGGTCGCAAAATACGAACCGTTTTTACAAAAAAAACAAATTACACTTAATATGGAATTAGATCACGATATTATTTTGGAAGGAGATGCCGACCGGCTTGAACAAGTGGTGCAAAACCTTTTAGATAATGCTGTTCGTTATACCCCAGCCGAGGGAAAGATCCATATACGACTGAAAAAAGTTAGCGATGCGAGTTGTCAACTGATCATTCGTGATTCGGGAAAAGGAGTTCCAAAAGAAAAGCTGCCGCTTCTTGGACAACGATTTTACCGCGTTGATCAAGCACGAACAAGAAAAGAAGGCGGTACGGGATTAGGTTTGGCGATTGTCAAACAAATTATTTCCCTTCATAATGGCACGATATCGTTTTTCAGCGAAGAAGGGAAAGGAATGGAAGTGGTAATTCAGCTTCCGATATACACTGAGTAG
- a CDS encoding response regulator transcription factor, producing MEKKTVLIVDDEEDMRFLVGMYLENANFSYLEAENGEEALQILKNNKVDVILIDVMMPKMDGFTLCARIREQSDVPILFLTARGDEWDKVKGLKLGGDDYIVKPFSPGELIARIEAIMRRAYHNKQKNEDLSFGPLVIDERGRKVTVDGDPVVLTLKEFDLLLFLAKHHGQVFSREELLAKVWGYDYTGNARTVDTHIKTLRMKLKQASDFIQTVWGIGYKFEVS from the coding sequence GTGGAAAAGAAAACGGTCTTAATCGTGGATGATGAAGAAGATATGCGATTTTTAGTCGGGATGTATTTGGAAAATGCTAACTTTTCTTATTTAGAGGCGGAGAATGGAGAAGAGGCGTTACAAATTCTTAAAAACAATAAGGTGGATGTGATTTTAATTGATGTAATGATGCCAAAAATGGATGGATTTACGTTATGCGCCCGCATTCGCGAACAATCCGATGTTCCTATTTTATTTTTAACGGCAAGGGGAGATGAATGGGATAAAGTAAAAGGATTGAAGCTTGGCGGTGATGATTATATTGTGAAACCGTTTAGTCCCGGTGAGCTTATTGCCCGCATCGAAGCGATTATGCGCCGTGCATACCATAACAAACAAAAGAACGAAGATCTGTCGTTCGGGCCGCTCGTGATTGATGAAAGAGGGAGAAAAGTAACGGTGGATGGAGATCCGGTTGTGCTTACGTTAAAAGAATTTGATTTACTTTTATTTTTGGCAAAACATCATGGACAAGTGTTTAGCCGTGAAGAGCTGCTCGCAAAAGTATGGGGATATGATTATACAGGAAATGCAAGAACGGTCGATACGCATATTAAAACATTGCGCATGAAGCTAAAGCAGGCGAGTGATTTTATTCAAACCGTTTGGGGAATCGGATATAAATTTGAGGTGTCGTGA
- a CDS encoding YncE family protein, with product MRAICVLLAVLGILFIHGCEQETLPAVPKQMEVLISVNVNDESVTFFDIQTGRKVAEWKLRKRIKGAVLLPDDRTMLLYGNEMDRVYLYDMRTGEEKSEWKTGKGIVGALVSNKGNKVFLADERQKALRVFDLKGKEKAKIEVGNKPLTLLQNKAGTTIYVIDFHNTKAYAVDVDKRRVIRTFSVPKFAFGGLLRDGRQELWIGGHGSGSTVETNIRIYSIKTGALIKLMKAPSMPVSFVETNEGIFALSHGSNILRKWDDSGNLKASVTIGANPFIMIGANERLYIASYDSNEIYVVDQRTMKIIARWKTGKGPFQLLIRKGNDGGKENGLNRG from the coding sequence ATGAGAGCGATATGTGTATTGCTAGCAGTGTTAGGAATATTATTCATTCATGGATGTGAACAAGAAACGTTACCTGCCGTTCCAAAGCAGATGGAAGTGTTAATAAGCGTAAATGTGAATGATGAAAGTGTGACATTTTTTGATATTCAAACAGGAAGGAAAGTCGCGGAATGGAAATTGCGAAAACGGATAAAAGGCGCTGTATTGCTTCCAGACGACAGAACGATGTTATTATATGGTAATGAGATGGATCGTGTTTATTTATACGATATGAGGACAGGGGAGGAAAAAAGCGAATGGAAAACAGGAAAAGGAATTGTTGGCGCGCTTGTGTCTAATAAAGGAAATAAAGTCTTTTTGGCAGACGAACGGCAAAAAGCACTTCGGGTATTTGATCTAAAAGGAAAAGAAAAAGCAAAAATCGAAGTAGGGAATAAGCCGCTAACTTTATTACAAAATAAAGCAGGCACAACTATATACGTGATTGATTTCCATAATACCAAAGCGTATGCCGTTGATGTCGACAAACGGCGTGTTATCCGTACGTTTTCTGTTCCAAAGTTTGCGTTTGGCGGCTTGCTTCGTGATGGTCGGCAGGAATTATGGATCGGGGGACACGGAAGCGGTAGTACAGTGGAAACAAACATCCGTATTTATTCTATAAAAACGGGGGCGTTAATAAAACTGATGAAAGCGCCATCGATGCCAGTGAGTTTTGTTGAAACAAACGAAGGAATATTTGCATTAAGTCATGGTTCTAACATATTACGGAAATGGGATGATTCCGGAAATTTGAAGGCATCTGTAACGATAGGAGCGAATCCTTTTATCATGATTGGAGCAAATGAACGGCTATATATCGCTAGCTATGATAGCAATGAAATCTATGTCGTTGACCAGCGTACGATGAAGATAATCGCTCGATGGAAAACAGGGAAAGGTCCATTTCAATTACTCATTCGAAAGGGGAATGACGGTGGAAAAGAAAACGGTCTTAATCGTGGATGA
- a CDS encoding histidine kinase N-terminal domain-containing protein: MTSAAKKLVAYLDEHFSDFLSYWRNQMYIADNDKYIDHVERNGIEMFQLIKERLADPASSRKDIEHLAYKIAKERAETNMNIGEFVYNTNLGRRLVVKYALQSTLSMEELRPLIDEINLLFDQFLFYAVTKYAELKEAELREKNLFITQSHKDRLTLLGQMSSSFVHEFRNPLTAIMGFIQLLKFEHPDLPYLGIIDHELQQLKFRISQFLHASRKEIIESEKETFSLLRLFEEIIEFLYASIVDGDVEVSMDIDKSIHIFAYKDQLRQVFINILLNSIEAVKEKDKPRCIYIDAFRQNESVYIKITNNGPAIPEELVQTIFEPFFTTKKLGTGIGLYICKKIIEDHGGQITCTSNKQMTSFSIMLPA, from the coding sequence TTGACGTCTGCAGCAAAAAAATTAGTTGCATATTTAGATGAACATTTTTCCGATTTCCTCTCCTACTGGCGAAACCAAATGTATATTGCTGATAACGATAAATATATCGATCACGTAGAACGTAATGGAATAGAGATGTTCCAACTTATCAAAGAAAGGTTAGCTGACCCCGCATCCAGCAGAAAAGATATTGAGCATCTTGCTTACAAAATTGCAAAAGAACGTGCAGAAACAAACATGAATATCGGTGAGTTTGTTTACAATACAAATCTTGGACGAAGATTAGTCGTGAAGTATGCACTTCAGTCAACATTGTCAATGGAAGAATTGCGCCCTCTCATCGACGAAATCAATCTTTTGTTTGATCAATTTTTGTTTTATGCCGTTACAAAATATGCTGAGTTGAAAGAAGCAGAATTGCGGGAGAAAAATTTATTTATCACCCAATCCCATAAAGACCGCTTAACACTGCTTGGACAAATGTCATCGAGCTTCGTACACGAATTTCGTAATCCACTTACTGCCATTATGGGGTTTATCCAATTATTAAAATTCGAACATCCAGATTTACCATATCTCGGTATTATTGATCATGAACTTCAGCAATTAAAATTCCGCATTTCGCAATTTCTTCATGCATCAAGAAAAGAAATCATAGAAAGCGAAAAAGAAACCTTTTCGCTTTTGCGTCTATTCGAGGAAATTATTGAATTTTTATATGCAAGTATTGTCGATGGAGACGTAGAAGTATCCATGGACATCGACAAATCGATACATATCTTCGCCTATAAAGATCAGCTTCGCCAAGTATTCATCAACATTTTGTTAAATTCCATTGAAGCGGTGAAAGAAAAAGACAAGCCCCGCTGCATTTATATCGACGCTTTCCGTCAGAACGAGTCCGTTTATATTAAAATCACTAACAATGGTCCGGCAATTCCGGAAGAATTGGTCCAAACGATTTTCGAACCGTTTTTTACAACCAAAAAATTAGGAACAGGAATTGGCCTTTACATTTGCAAAAAAATCATTGAAGATCACGGCGGGCAAATTACATGTACCTCGAATAAACAAATGACTTCTTTTTCCATCATGCTGCCTGCATAA